ATTGCGTCGCATCATTGACCGAGTTTCCATCCGGTCTTTGACTGTTTTAAATGGAAGGACTAAATGTAGCATTTGTAAGGTAAACTTTTTTGATTGAACCGCTATGCCTGAAAAGAGTTTGCCAGGGTCTAAACCAATAACTATTTCTTGTGTTTCGACATTGCTTGGTTCGGATAACAACTGGACATAGAAAATGCCAAGTTTGTCGAATTTGCCGATGCCTTGGTAGAGTCGAAGGCGGGTATTATCCCGCGCTCCTCTCTGTTAAATCTGGGCGTGCGACTTTCACCGCACCCAGCTTCCGACGTTCTTAGCTTACGCTTTTGCTCATGTGAATATAATCGTGGCAGCTTTCATGAATTGCTAGAAGGTTTTTTGGTTTCCAGTTTTGGTGGTTTCCATCTATATGATGTAAATGCACCTTCTCATCACTGAGCATTTTTAGACCACAATGACCACATTTATGGTTTTGCCGTTTGAGGGCTTTAGAGGTGTCGTTGTTATAGAGCTTGCTGTTACGCTCGCTCCAATAACTTAAATCTCCGTCATAAGGTGATTTCTCACCTTTGACATTGATGTGTTTGTTTTCGGAGCAGGGAACTGAGGGGAACGCCTTGTCTAGTAATTTCTTGCTAGTGTAGCGGTTTTGCTTAGTTTCCTTATTGAATACCCTGAAAGCTCTTGTTTCGATGTGGAATAACGAGTTTCTTGACCCGTCCATCTTGCAGAAGCGGTGGTAATTCCTCCAACCTCTAACTACAGGGGCTAATTTCTCAGCCTTTGTGGTAGCACCATAATTCGAGTTGTTGACGATGTGCTTTACTTTCTTGCGAAAAGCTTTAAAGTTGTCCACTGATGGAACGCATCTAAACTTCCCGTTTTTCTGGACTTTGAAGTGCCAGCCGAGGAAATCAAACCCATTTGTCGCGGCGGTTAGCTTTGTCTTTTTCTCACTGACTTTCATTCCCCGCTCTGCTAGAAACTGACTGATTTTGTCAAGTATTTCAGTCGCATCGTCTTGGGGTCGAAGTATTATTACCATGTCATCCGCGTAACGGATTGTTGGTTCAACAATACTTTCCTTTGGGGTTCTGTCTGTGATTCTGCGATTAGATTTCTCGTGATATCTATGAATACTTTCAATCCCGTTTAGGGCGATGTTAGCTAAAAGTGGGCTTACCACACCACCTTGAGGTGTTCCTTGTTCGGGAAATTCTGGATTAACTCCGGCTTTGAGACATCGGAAAATACCTTGTCTTATGCTATGAGGAGCGATGAGTTCATCCATGATGGCGGTGTGGTTTATCCTGTCAAAGCATTTTTCGATATCGAGTTCTATAACTCTTTTATCTGTTCCGTTGGCTTTGGAGTTTAAGTTGTTGAACAGTTGTCTTTGTGCGTCATGCGCTGAACGTCCCGTCCTAAACCCGTAGCTCCTAGCGTGGAAGGTTGCCTCGTGTGCTGGTTCTAATGCGTATTTGACAAGGCATTGGTAAGCTCTGTCTGCAATAGTGGGGATTTTCAGCATCCTCATCGTACCGTCCTTTTTGGGGATGGGTATCTCTCTTAGTTCCTGGTGTTTCCAGTTGCTAACGGATGCTTTTAGCAGTTCATTAAGCTCGAAGCGTTCCTTAAAGGTAAGGGACTTTTTGCCATCAATTCCTGCGGTCTTTTTCCCAGCATTTAGCTGTGATACTTGACGGATAGCCAGTAATCTCGCTGCGGTTGATTTCAGAATCAGCTTTTGTAGTGACGTAGCTTTGCGCTTGTCGCCAACTTGAACCGCTTTATACACTCGTTTTTGTAGGCGGAATAAGTTACGGCGGAATTTCTTCCAGGGCAACGTCTTCCAAGATTCACTAGAGTTATTTCTGTGTCCAATCATGCTCTGTTCCAATTTGTGTATTCTGAACACCTCAGACCAATTACGGTCTGTCCTACCCGAATTGAGGGGATTCCGCTGCTCGTCCAGCCTACTTATGGGGTTCGACCGCCCCTAGACCTTCAATCCGTTTTTATTCGTTCCCTCGGTTGATTGATAGTTCCGTTAGGTGTAGCCAATTCAACCACTGGAATCCCTAGACTCTTGCCGCTATTACGATAAGATGCGGCGGGAATTGACTCCAGTGGAGTCAGGTATTGATGTTGTGTCCTGCTCTTAAATAGGTTGCTTTTCTAGGCTCGATTTCACCGTAGGAACTCCCCGTTAGCACCAGTGTCAACCCACAACGGATGTCTGATTGCGCCCTGTTCCTAGCTTCGACCTCCCGAAACCGAGTCGGGTCATCGTAGGCAGATAAGGAGTCATACCTGAGTCTGGTAGATGGGACTTTCACCCATATCAGACCGAGAGTTCAACCTTCTTCTATTGCTAGATTGGGTTGGTTAGCTTATGTACGGGCTGGATACCGTGATTCAACTAACAACGAATCGCACTGCCGTCTTTAATCCACCGTCTTGCCCGACTTGGTTTAGTTGGCATTAATGGTGTGTTGTCTACTGAAATTACGGGTACTCGCATTAAGAGATAATCCTTGGAGCAAAGTTTAAAGTCCCCTCGCCTAACGTAACTAAGATGTCTTGGCTTTACCCAACGCTATTACAAGATAGCTTGAAGATAATCCAGACTGGGGAAGTATCTGGAAGTTCGTACCAAATTACGTCTCAATAGGCTAGTCAATCACGTAAGCCTTGATTTCTTACAAGCTCAGTGGCTTAAGCCCTGAGTTATTGACTGAGAACAAGAAATTCGCCGTACTGAGGACTGGTAGCTTTGATTAATACATCACTTTCTCTGCTTATCCACTGAAATTCGGAATTGAGAATTTCTCCGGCGGTAATGTCGGGGATTTGTGTTACCCATTTTACCCAATTTTCAGGAGCGAGACTAATTAGTTTTTTGGTGCTGATATCGGCTTTTTTGACCATAAATAACCACTATAAATTACTGGGGATTGTTTTAAATTTATCTGTTGAACCTAGAGAATAGTCTTCTAATTTAAAATCAGCAAAAGGTTTTTTCTCTAATCTATCTCTCAAAGCTTCATCTAATATTACACCTTCAGCTTGTTTTTTAACACCAATGATAATAATACTGCGTTGATAAGCTGTTGAAT
The window above is part of the Dolichospermum sp. DET69 genome. Proteins encoded here:
- a CDS encoding reverse transcriptase N-terminal domain-containing protein yields the protein MIGHRNNSSESWKTLPWKKFRRNLFRLQKRVYKAVQVGDKRKATSLQKLILKSTAARLLAIRQVSQLNAGKKTAGIDGKKSLTFKERFELNELLKASVSNWKHQELREIPIPKKDGTMRMLKIPTIADRAYQCLVKYALEPAHEATFHARSYGFRTGRSAHDAQRQLFNNLNSKANGTDKRVIELDIEKCFDRINHTAIMDELIAPHSIRQGIFRCLKAGVNPEFPEQGTPQGGVVSPLLANIALNGIESIHRYHEKSNRRITDRTPKESIVEPTIRYADDMVIILRPQDDATEILDKISQFLAERGMKVSEKKTKLTAATNGFDFLGWHFKVQKNGKFRCVPSVDNFKAFRKKVKHIVNNSNYGATTKAEKLAPVVRGWRNYHRFCKMDGSRNSLFHIETRAFRVFNKETKQNRYTSKKLLDKAFPSVPCSENKHINVKGEKSPYDGDLSYWSERNSKLYNNDTSKALKRQNHKCGHCGLKMLSDEKVHLHHIDGNHQNWKPKNLLAIHESCHDYIHMSKSVS